AGTACTAACAGCACGAAACTCCCATAAACACATACGGTATCATCCTCAATAGCTAATAATCAaaagatgacgatgataacCATAAACTATCACCATGATGACTAATCTTTTTTCTGATCTGGTAATCTGCTTCACTTGtttctgttttaatttttccGCAGTATACCGTCTGATCTGCTAATGACTATAAATATGATAATTCATGCATTCTTAGTAGATCAGAGAAGGCTTAAGGTTGAGGGAAAACTTGAAACACAGAACGGGAATTGTTATGTTACTCGGTTTGTGGCAATGACTATACCTATTTATCGATGCTGTGCGTTTGTGTTCCCATGGCTCTTCATTATGACCCCATTGATGTGGTGGCTTAATCACTCAGTCAATCAACTCTCGTCTCCCCTTTCACTGCAGGCCACACACACCTAGGGGCGTTACCCACTAATTAAATCACATTCCACTATATTATAGATCGTTGATAAAATGTAAAGGAATAAAATGGTCAGATATTTGGTATTAGGTGATTGGATGGACGATCGTCAGATTAGTACAGAGCTCTGTGGCAGGTGAAACAATTGCCAGCCTAGGCCACGTCAGGCGACTTGTGTTCATtggcggagggagagggaactaGATCTTTCCGCCCACCGCCATGACTGTCTACATTTGCATGGCCCTGGCAAACAATACGATTCATGATAGTGAACgtccaaaaaaagaaaaaaaataaggtcacCTGAGCAATACAACTCAAGACAGAAAAGGCAATGAATGTGCTAAATTAAACCACAGACcttaatggagaaggaaaatgccTTTCACTCTCCCATGTTGTGGTTTCTTCACAAAAAAATGAGTTAAGATGAGACTAAAATCATAGTTTTACTGAAAAACCTCTTGAGATCGATCGTCTATCATCACAGCTGCGTCTCGACTAATTCGCCTCCCACGTGACTCAGTGATGCTTGAAGAATGTGGCTGTTTTGATTTATACAAGAATGTAAATTATATGTACGTACATTAGCCTTGAAACCCTTAAGATTTACGCCCTGAGCACTACCTTCAGGGGCCTCTGACCCGCCACTCAAGGCCAGTGACAAGGAAGGTATCACATTGTTCTCTGCGGGGCCACGCCTCTCGCCGTGGTGGTATATAAGGTGGCACTGTGTAGGCAGCTTCAGATCACTCGTCTCCAATACACATCACCATGAGCAAGGCTGTAAGTGGCAGACACTCTCCTTACAACTGTATTACTTAAATCCATACTGTACAATAAGAATTTTTCTTAGCCTATCTAAAAAAGAATAGCTAAGGGAAGTTTGAATCTTTATAAATGAATTAGTAAATAAACTGAAAGATTTGGAAGAGGGTAGATATGTAGACTGGTAAAGAGACATACATTCAGTACATGAAACTGATGTTCAGCCACACTCATTCTTCATGTGTTGCTCCGTGATTTAattgcttgtttttatcaaatctttttatctcctttcatttctctttaacATGCAGTTTATTTCTAAAGGCCATCGAGTTCCTCTCCCCTATTTTGAAAGACGCCTACTGACGAAAGCTTGTGCTGCAGGTGTTCCTCGTGCTGTCAGTACTGGTGGCCCTGACTGCCGCCATGCCCGCCCCTGAGCCTGAGCCAGAAGCCAAGGCAGAACCCGGCTACCTGGGTTACGGCGGCTATGGCGGCTATGGCGGCTATGGAGGTTATGGAGGCTATGGCGGTTATGGTGGTTATGGAGGCTTCGGTGGCTTCGGAGGTTATGGTGGTTATGGAGGCTATGGCGGGTATGGCGGGTACGGCGGCTATGGCGGGTATGGATATCATGGTGAGTAAAAAAGGCAGTTTTGAAAAGTCGTCTCTTTTTAAGTTCCGATATATCTGCATATTTATTTGGACATTTGTTTGCTTACTTATTGAACTATTTGTCTAtttgattgtttgtttatttatgctgGTCATCAAGCTTTGCTTCTTTCTTGCGACTTTTGGAGGTCTCGGACATTTCTTtcccatttacacacacacacacacacacatatatatatatatatatatatatatatatatatatatatatatatatatatatatatattttttttttttttacggtaaggcctatagctcCTGTAGGCACAcctgaagagtgtatgggaagcgctgttcagcttccgcccattagtggcgcaggcaattttatttatagtagtaatcatattagagcccatatcaccgcccaagctcatcctgagtgtaaccacctagaacctgggtatcatagtgatatgtaggtaactttaaaccactcgacaaatggcaaagtgttttaaggctgtacgtggtgagattcgaacctacgggtggacgtctgcccgatcccacgctcaccaccttatccactatgccaccgcctcctatatatatatatatatatatatatatatatatatatatatatatatatatatatatatatatatatatatatatatatatatatatatatatatatatatatatatatatatatatatatatatatatatatatatatatatatatatatatatatatatatatatatatatatatatatatatatatatagagagagagagagagagagagagagagagagagagagagagagagagagagagagagagagagagagagagagagagagagagagagagagagagagagagagagagagagagagagagagagagagagagagagagagagagagagagagagagagagagagagagagagagagagagagagaggtatttgtTTGTAAGTTTACCTGACTTCATTCTTTTcaatttactttcctcctcctcctctttgtcatcatcataattGCCGAAGAGAAATGTTTTTGAATCTTATTTCAGTCAAACACCTTTcagtctctcttgttttccatcATTGCAAACATCCGGTCCAAACTTTCCTGTCAGATCTCCCTcctgtgtttacgtattcttcaGCATGGAGTCGATTCAATTAGGTAGTCTCCCTCTATATGTTCTTAGTAGTTCTCTCCTCTAATGTTCGTATTTGTACTGTCATTCGTGTCTATACTTTTCTACTCGTGCTAATACAAATGTTAATATTTCTTGACACCTGAATTCATTTTCAGCTGGTACGTTTATTTCTCACAACCGTTTGACAGAAATATCAGTAGCTACCGGTTAAACAGTAATTGCTGTGGTTTGACTGAATATGCCTGATTAAAATTTTTAAACTATGTTGATTCTTCATTATGTATTGATATGATCTTAGAATACAATAGAAGGTGTATTAATATACAGCAAATATTCACCCTCTTGTACTCCGAGCGTTTTGATGTTCACTAGCACTGGTTgatattttatgtttttatttcatccagACAGCAGCCTGGTTTCAGAATGACAGCCTCTGATCTGTTCTTGACGTGATTGAGTGTATCACAGAGAAATTTATATTATAGATGCTGATTTCTTTTTTGCAGGTTAATTCGAGTGCCCAGCGCTGCGTTGTGGATGAGAGAGCTCCTCTTCAGTTTAGAATTTGCTGGTTATCTTTCAGAAAATGTTTACACAAATAAATTTTTGAAAAcctacggaaaaaaaaacatataaatatccTGAAAATATTTTACGGCACTTTTAAATGTCATCTCTTGACGAGGaatggcacgtgtgtgtgtgtgtgtgtgtgtgtgtgtgtgtgtgtgtgtgtgtgtgtgtgtgagagagagagagagagagagagagagagagagagagagagagagagagagagagagagagagagagagagaataggtgagTGACTGTAATGCATTGAGTTGACTCTTTTGTTTAAAGTCTGTAAGCTGTTGCAGTGAGCATTTGGTGCCCACACAGCAGCTGTCCTCGCTGTCTGTCAATATAGTCAGTTCAGAAACAACTCGGTAAACTGACCACATTCCTGAGGCACCACATAGATGTTATCATGGCTGGAGGCGgtcgtgaaaaaaaatatgacataaaaatagaaaaaaaaatttgagctTCTGAAACCTGCATGGTAACCACTTTGTTGAAGTTTCTAAGCAGCATGTTTTAAGCATGACGTAAAGTTTTcgatacttaaaaaaaatattataactgGTGCTGGGAATATGGATAGTCAGGCATGGCTTTATAGTAAGAGTGATGTCATATTGCACAAGAAAGCAGTTTGCCTTCTGATTTATTTGATTTGGTCTCGGCGGTGTATTTGAGAAAATGATGTGGAACTTCACCTGCCTTCAGAGGTGCTGCAGTGTGAGTGTACGTGATGTGGAAAGGCGGAAAAAGGTGAAGGGGATTATGATACTCGTATTCCATCTTGTTGTAGTTGCACATACCTCCTTCACactacacaggcacacacacacacacacacacacacacacacacacatacaaaggacTCTGATCAAAGCGCACTGTTTCAGCCTTCCCCTCACAAGGATGGCTGGCCTCGGTTGGATAACTCTCACAGCTTAGAGGAACATTCTAGAAACTCTAGAATCTACATGGACGTCTTGAGAACTTGCGCTTCCCGCCAGGACTCGGAAACAGATGACGGTGTCACAACTTCAGCCGGCACCATTTTCCCTGTATGGCGGCTGTGGACTCGGTGCGGGCGTGGGGATTGAGGCTAGACCTAAATCGTAGAtacataaagaataagaaaaataagaaaataaggtaagCGTGGCACGAAAGTCTAGCATGATGTGAACGTCACTtacatttcttccctccataaTGAATTGCAATACTCTTCAGAAAAATGTCTGACGAGAGAATAACTGTCCATTGGTTATAAGGTGCGAAATATCATGTTCCGATTCCCACTCTTGGTAAGATTTTTCTGTCATGACTCGTAATAAAACTGATTTTGTGAGTATACGATTGTGTTCCTCACCCTCATGGCGTCACTCttttcgtcattatcatcacctccaccatcctcctcctcttccttgtcctcctcgtcctcctttttctcttccttttcattctcatcatcctcctcctcatcctcttcttcctcctcctcgtgctctctatcatcattttctccttcaacaTCCTTTATGAATGATTTTCTTCACCATATGTAATTCAATGTATGCTGCATCTGGTACATTATGTTGCGACAGACTcactctccttcatttattactGTATTGTGAAACTTTGTTCATCTATAAAATATCATCCATTTTTCTAATAAAATGTGGGTTTTCATGGAAACCTGAGAGAAGTAAGGTAAATGAGCTGGAAAATTGGTTAGAAAACTGAAGGTGAAGCAAGTGCAATGTATTAcgttttatctgtttgtctttttcagAGAATGTACTCGTATTGCTCCCTCCTTAATGTCTTGTACTCGCAAAAACACTGatttcctctgactatttctcCGTGTAATAACTGCACCTGTTATCATGCGCCTTACCTTTACACTGTCTCTGATTCTTACCTTTTAACGACATGTCTTTGTCTCTGATTTTGTGTCTTCTGCATTCTTTCGTCGTAAAGGGATTTTCGTTCAGCTCTGTGTTTCtgtcatatacatatattaccTAATTTTGTAACATATGACGTTTATAGTTTGATGATGCATGTCAGACCACTATATAATGGCGTTTGTGACAGGAACGGAACTATTATGAACAATAATTAAACCATGTTTTCTGTACATATTTATATGCAGTTTCTGAATCAATATGCAATATAAGATACTGCAGCAAATGAAAACACGCGTAACACAAAGGTGAATGTGACCTATATGCCGTTGGATTAATTATTCCGTTGTGTTAACAGCAACAGTTTTCAATAACTGACTTTACTCTCATCGTCATCGTACCAGTCTTTCTGATTGCAATAAATACCTATTTTTCTAACGATGCTtttaaataattaaaataatttgGCGCACTTAAATAATACTTGCTATATAAAAGTTAGGTAATGTTTTATATTTAGAGATGTCAGAAAAACGATTGCTCATTCCCtgcccccctttctctctctctctctctctctctctctctctctctctctctctctc
Above is a window of Portunus trituberculatus isolate SZX2019 chromosome 43, ASM1759143v1, whole genome shotgun sequence DNA encoding:
- the LOC123518123 gene encoding neuropeptide-like protein 31, with amino-acid sequence MSKAVFLVLSVLVALTAAMPAPEPEPEAKAEPGYLGYGGYGGYGGYGGYGGYGGYGGYGGFGGFGGYGGYGGYGGYGGYGGYGGYGYHG